From the Helianthus annuus cultivar XRQ/B chromosome 17, HanXRQr2.0-SUNRISE, whole genome shotgun sequence genome, the window AATAAaggaattaaataaaaattttataataattaaaGGTATTAATTGATTAAATTAAAGGTTAGACACGCAACCTTTGGGATTTTCATGATTTAATAGTATGTATAaataggtaaaggatcctgtaaaaagtgcccaaagtgtgagaagtgtaagaaataatctgGTGTTGACATGTATCCATCAATTATATTAATGAATAAGGGTAATAATGTAATTTACTACTAATGGTAATTAAAGTCAATTAAAGGAAATGAGATCATGTGTTAACTGTTttaggagaaattttaggaaaaatatttgtttttacgattttatacatctgattgttttatcttcttcatcatcttttaatcgcaacatcttttaatcatatATTGTTCAAATCTTCTTTTCATCATCTTTAAATTGCAATACAATGTTctttggattccagataaaacaccatgacttgaatcatagtcaatgtctccagatgtttaaaacaccgcgccatgaacaatgtctccagataaaacaccatgacttgaatcatagtcatggtgttttaaaatctgggaatgttttgtattgattgtccagatgttaatacaccatggatgtaatcacaatacaatgttttttggattccagataaaacaccatgacttgaatcatagtcaatgtctccagatgtttaaaacaccacgccatgaacaatgtctccagatgttttaaaacaccacgccatgaacaatgtctccagataaaacaccatgacttgaatcatagtcgtggtgttttaaaatctgggaatgttttgtattgattgtccagatgttaatacaccatggatgtaatcataatacaatgttttttggattccagataaaacaccatgacttgaatcatagtcaatgtctccagatgtttaaaacaccacgccatgaacaatgtctccagataaaacaccatgacttgaatcatagtcatggtgttttaaaatccaGGAATGTTTTTTATTGATtgtccagatgttaaaacaccatggatgtaatcacaatacaatgttttctggattccagataaaacaccatgacttgaatcatagtcaatttatccagatgttttaaaacaccacgccatgaatctgattacagtttTTCTAAACGTAAAACACCACGCCTTGAATCTTATATAAAACAAAGAGGCTTCCGATTTAGATCTTGGTCATTAATtccgatatttaaggaaaaaggagtgaatgtaggtgtttttggttgtgtaggatacggttaccatatttgagaCATTGAAAAAGACattattgcccttcaattttacataaggtccctctaattaaaacacaatttacatttttataccctattgatctcaaccattagatcaaatatccaatggtttaaaacacttcttacccttctcacattttaaacactttttaccatatcgcTACcatgtataaatataaataatctaTACTAACTTATTAAGAGAACTAGgatttttacccttttattaaTTTTACATTGTGTACACATTTTGAAGTAACATGTACAAGAGAGCCAAACTATTTTAGAGGGGGTAAACTTGCGTATTTCCCAAAAATTTAAGACACTTTAGGGGCATTTTAGTGACTTAGGTATCTTTGTAACCTATAATTAAGATAAAAGTATAAAATTTTTCATAAGTACTACTCATCAATATTTTATGATTATCAGATAAATGtataaaattaataatatttcacacatatatttatataacaaGTGATCCAAACCAAACTCCTCGTGGAGTTGAAAACTTTAAAAGATAAACCAGGTGAAACAAACCATGCAAACTGCAAGCCAACAACGATTACACCTTAACTTTAGGTTTCATTTATGATAGTAATTTCCAGTTAATTTTATTCAGTCTTAGGTGATATGTTATATTTGTTCTTTTATCCAACCATTGTCACGCATTTCAAGTTAATTTATCATAACTCACATGTTTCGTTTTGTAAGATAAGAGTGACATGTTGGGTTTTGTAACTAACAAACTTCATACTCAAAAGTCAACATTTATAATACATATTATAAATGAGTATGATATCAGTCGGGatacccgccgcaacgcgcgggcttTCCCACTATATCAGGTTAAAAcaattgaaaaaataaaaagaaaaaggaTATTCTGGTCTTTTCTCATTTGAACTTCTCCCCCTTGgttttcaaacggctataactttttcatacgttaatattttttaagaaaattacaccgtattaacgaacagttcattctctttaattcgagcaacttattgctatagttttcttaaataaaaattaCAGAATTTTGAATACCAATCGTGATTATGTGATTTTGAATACCTAACACATAActacgtgattacgtgattttgaatactcattacatgattacgtgatttcattatagtatttatGTGAAACCCCACTAAGTGATTACTAACTACGTAGCAATAGTTGACTATGTATACCCATTacgtgactacgtgattttgaattcccatttgtgattatgtgatttcattatagtattttatgtgaaaCCACACTAAGTGATTACGTAAAAACAAAAAATGTAATACATAATATTTCATATGGAATACCTAACATTTCAGGTCTAATCACGTATTAAGGATGAATTATATACAAAACATTAGCCAAGTCAACCTATAATAACCACATAATGCCGTATATTGGAgatttaatcacgtaataaagCATAAACTATCAAGTTTTTATTATTGAATGTGCAATCACGTAATAAGCATAATTAAATAAAGGTGCCGGAATCCCTAAAATGCCCCTAAACTGTCTTAAATTTTTGGACAATGCGCAAGTTTGCCCCCTCTAAAATAGCTTGGCTCTCTTGTACATGTTGCTTCAAAATGTGTAAAAATCGCAAAGGTTGCATGTCTAACCTTTAATTTAATCAATTAATTCCTTTAATTATTATAAAACTTTTATTTAATTCCTTAATTTAATTCAATTAATGGAAGACATAAGTGGGCATGAATTTCATGGATGAAATGTCTAGATTGCCCCCTCTAAAATAGCTTGCTTCATTTGTACACGGTGCTTTGAGATTTGTACCTATGGCAAATTTGCGAAAATGGTAGAAAACTCAGTTCTCTTAATATAGTATTATAGATAAAACTTTTATTTAATTCCTTAATTTAATTCAATTAATGGAAGACATAAGTGGGCATGAATTCCATGGATGAAATGTCTAGATTGCCCTCAAAGTGTTTTAAAACTTTGGACAATGTCCAAGTTTCCCCCCTCTAAAATGGCTTGCTTCATTTGTACACGGTGCTTTAAGATTTGTATCTATGGCAAAATCACGAAAAGGATAGAAAACTCAGTTCTCTTAATATAGtattatagatatagatatagatttacCAAATATCACTGCTTTATACTGAGGATCTCACATATGCTTCGTAATAGAGTTTTCTCTTGTACAGGAGGACTCTATATATTAAAGCCATATACACGTGAAAATTAGTTGAAACATGACAACAGTTTTTAAATGTTAATTGTTTGGATGTATTTTAGAAAACAAAATGTTACACAATAAAACATATACAAAACAAAAGCGGCAAGGGTCTTATCTGTAATATATTTTCTAACTACATTAAGTGTTGGTGGGAATAGTGATTCCTATACTTCATTCAATCTGTAATCGAAGCTGGGTTAATCGCTTTCCTGGTTCATCTCCTCCAGCCTGCTGAAtttgatataaaaaaaaaaaaaaaagctgtaTGGCCTATTGCAAATGCCACTTCTGGTGGCACTAATGAACAGATCAAGTAAGTTAGTTTTTACATTCTTTATAAACTCAAGATCCTACATGtgagtaacgggtcaaaatgtgtTCGTGTTGAAACAGGCTGGGTTGGCTTGATCCTCTTTAACGATTTTTAATCTGTTTTTAAAGTTTTCTATATTGTTATGGTTTGTAGGTCTTTAGGGAAGCAGGGGTGTAATAATCCATTGAGAATCAAAGGATAACCATCACTAGTGATATTAAACTAATTTTGTTAACACTAGGGTGGTGGATGATCTTGGTCCGTTGGATTTATTTGATGATTTTAGTTTCAATCCAAACAGGTCTTTGGTTTGTTATGGTGTTGCAAACCATGGCACACACTATTGGGGCCGGCCCTGCTTACGAAACACCTTGGGATTGATCTTCATTTTATCCGATACATGGTCTTAGTTCAGTTTCTCACTGTTTATTATGTCATCTACTCGGTTTGACATTAGAGTCCAAGCTTTCACATTGCTACTCTTTATGTGGCGTATTAGAGCATGCAGTTCAGCTAGCTGACATTTCTGCTACTATAGTTTACTATCAGACTCCTATTTCTTATATATAGGAGGCCATGTACTGTATTTATTGATTCTAGTGAGTAACTGAGTAGTATACTGTCTTTAGCTACATCGCCGGTAGTATCTAACTGACTCTTTACCAAGGCCCCCCAATCATATCTTCACAGTTAAAATCAAACATCTCAAACAATCTTCTCGGAAACTGGGTGCTCGGAGGAATCCTGTTAATAATCGATGCTTCTATGTATATGATATCACAGGTAAAATTGTACACCAGTAGCTGATCAACGATGACCATTTGTGCATCGTTACCATGTTGTTGCTAACTacgtgtttgttgatgttttcaggCGATTGTCCTTAAGAAATACCCTGCTGCAGTAATCACTCTAATGTTCTCGTACTGTCTTATCTGCACCGTTTTATCCGGTGCAGTTTCTTTGATTGTCGAAACTGACCTAAGTAGCTTCAGTTTAGAGCCTTATTCGAGACTGTTTTCCGTCCTTTTCTCGGTGAGTAGACATGCTCAATGCTAAGGTTAATCTTAATCCTTTCATGGTATAACATCTTTATATTTTTCATGTAGGGGATATTCGGGTATGCTTTTCTCGTTACAGTTCAATCATGGTGTGTGCGAAAAGAGGGGCCCACTTTTTGTAGCTATGTTTCATCCGGTTGGAATTGTGATCGGTGTCATCTTTTTAGGCGACGGTTTCTATCTTGGAAGGTGAAGATACTTTTCATACCTTTTAATGTTTTACGTTCATGTATCTAGTTTGTCATATTACATTACACATTAGTAATTTATAACACTTTAATTAATCTTTGCAGTTTGTTGGGATCAATTATTGTTGTCATCGGATTTTATACCGTGATGTGGGGAAAAGCCCAAGAACAAAAGATATTGGACTCGAGTGTGAGCTCAAAGTTGGACGATGAAACCGCCCCTCTCTTGCAAGATGCACCATAGACCGAAGGTCAACTCGCGCGCATGGACGGGTCAATGTCAAATGTAATTTCAAATCCAAGATTCTATATTTTCTGTATTTTTAGAAACTGGGACTAAATTTTAGATTATTAATTGATTAATATTGTTCATAAACATATGTCAACTTAGGTAAATGCAAAGACTATGCAGTATTATACTCTGCATTTTATTTAAAGCTTGTAGTTTATGCTTTAAGGAGATACTCATCAATCTCCTTAAAGTTCTTGGCAGCAAAGTCTCTGATCATGTCGGGATTCGGAACCTCATCACTCGCTTTCTCAAACTCACAAACCCATTTCACAAGGCTTACTTCACCCTCAGGAATCACCTCAAGAGTAGCCTTGAAACTCTTGTAGTATTGCATCATGTCCCCATCAATCACACTATATGCCACTTTCTTTTTTGCCGcatcaagttcatcaatcttctCTTTCGACGATTTCACAATCGGCGATCCTGTTTCATAACCAAACAACTTGTTAATTCCATAGGTTTTTTTTTCCGGTCCGGGTTGTGTTTTATACGTTTATTTTATTCGATCAAAATGTATTATTATTATACCTTCGGCAAAGTGAACCATGCGGACGGATCCAAGGCTGCGGCCATCGCCTTTAAGAAGTTCGACGGTTTTGTAGAGATCAGAGCAGACTTTAGGGAAGAGGTTGGCAGAGTCCATGATGGCATTCCAGAACTGATCTGCATTGGATTTCACCTTCACTTCAACATCAAGCTTTCCTGTGGTTGCCATGTAGCAGATTGGTCAAAGTTAAAAGTCAAAAGTCAAAGAGGGTTGAAAGTTTAGGTGGTTAAAAGGTTTATAGAAAGTATGGAAAATTGAGTTAAATGCAAGGATTAATGTTTTGGGAGGGGGTGGTTGGTATTTGCACTAACTTGGAGGTCATTTATGCGCATTAAATAGTCAAATATCCTGTTTAAACCATTGCCTATCGGTaggttaatttttttgtttttttttttttttgaatggcggttgtgttattctttttttttttaacggtcaaCGAATCCTCTAGATGGGCTACTGgtgaaattcaccacatcgggggTTGTGTTATTGAAAAAACAGAAGTTAAGCAAGATACTCAAGTTCACAAAGATACAAAGTGCAGGAAAGTAAACATAGGACACTCACCTATTATGAATACAGTGGATGAATGGAAATTGATTACACAGGAAATTTATAAAAGTTGAAATTGCTCCACAACTCCCAATCCAAATTCTGTAGGTTGCTTCTCGTTTGTACCCATTATCCGATATTAGTGTTGTACACCTATGTAGCACGGGAACGGGTATGGGACTGGGGTACGGGGACGATACGGGTACGGGAAACGGCAAAACTAAAAAATTCAAGATACGGGTACggcaaaaaaatataaaaaaataaaattatattataaAACTATTCATACATAATGAACTTGTTTACGTCTTTCAAtcaaagttaaacacatataGATAAAGTACATGAAATTTTTATTGATAAAACTCTAACATAGATCCGATTTTTTACccataataaatatataaacaattgaaaacaaaaaaaacttGTGAAccaaaaattagaaaaaaaaaaaaaaaaacacactgTTAAACACAATTGACTATCCAATAATAAAACTCACCACTTGTGTACCCAATTTAATTAGTTATATTAACACTTGATATAAAATGTTAATTTTAGGgaagtttaaaattaaaattgaactAAAAGGTTATATTTGTAATTTTATTTGAACTAAAGGGTTTAATGTGAAAGTTGGCTTTTGAAATATCACCCACGTCTTCCTCAAACCCCCCTAACCCTGAAACTTCCATCGCCGCCACTCACACACCTGAAACTCCATAAGATCTCTTTCTTCAATGTTTCTTATCATCGGCCGATCTACTTCTTCACTGTTTTATTTATaattaaaaccctaattttaaTAAGGAAACGTCCCCAAAACGTGGAACTGCCGTCCCCTTATTCCCGGAAACGTTCGGGGGACGTCCCCATGGCGTTTCCGGCGCGTTTCTGTCCCCACGCCGTCCCCGGGACGGGTACTCATGGTTCCATCACGTCCCCGTGCTTCATAGTtgtacacgtgtcattcattggagtTATTAATTTTTTGGTTTTTCCGCCTTTATCTTCCACTTTATCTAcatttatctatactatataataaagttATCAagtgtgacacgtgtcattcattgcaGTTATCTATTTTTTGGTTTTCCCACCTTTACCTTCAACTTAATTTTGGATAATTACATTTTTAATATTCTACTTAGTTatggataattattttaattaaagttaATTATTGTATCGTTATCAATATAAAACATCAATATCCATTTATATTTATCtatatttatatctatatatTTAAATTTAATCTTCTAGATTCTAATGGGATTTTAATTTATGTCACATGAAATTCTCTCCTTTAacctaaaaaaattatttataatttttttaactttttcaataattaattaatacatgaatatcacttatctttataaataacaataaaattaatcaataaatgattcctaataattaattaattaaacagATTAAAAAGTTTAATTAGTTACAAATCATTACACGGGTTTGTGTGGTACCGGAAAGTTAATTTACATATTTATATATTTACGCTCAACGCCCCATTTgcggtgtgcacatataatgtatatatgtgtgggccccCGGGTGGGCAAAAcagaaattgcactaattttaacgttattttactactatgcatcatgcatcatgtggtagcATTGATGGgcgaaagacaaaagggtacatgcactaatcggcctttgtctcgattgattgttgagtgttatgtgccatATGTcaaaggcttgatgcaaaactactatcgagtcgagggtctcactggaagcagcctctctattcctacggggtagaggtatggctgtctacatcttaccctcctcagaccctaccttagctttgctattggtgggatttactgggtatgatgATGTATTTACGCACAAATATTAAATTATCAATATAACACAATGAGCAACGGATATCTTTAATTGAAATATGTAATTATATGTGCTATAGTTGAATGGGTTCGTCATAtattacaacaaaaaaaaaattaacttttgaTAATCAATTAAAGaaatttatcttttttttaataattaactaATTAATGGTTTCATATAAtgttaacccgtgtaatacacgtgtttGTAATATACGTGTAATCATTAATGAAAaagtgtataatttatatttttcttttcttgatATTTAATCTTTATATTATACGGGCTTCCAAAGAATGTTATGTATCACTcacttatatatcagtaacaaaATACTAATCTACTTATTTATTTATCAATCatataataaatataagaaaCAAATTAACCATATTATATTTCTTAAATCTATATGTTTACgttaatatttatttattcaacccgtgtaacacaggGGGTTCTAGCATAGTATTATTCACTAATAAAatatgtgacaactgccacttttcggtaactttcttacacttaaagtactcatttttagctacatttttatccattttgaacacccgaactgcgtatttcgtgacatacacttagaatactcatgaCATACTTATTTAGGATGCACataattcatttttatttattacatttgaaacagtttaaacaatgcatcgaaacaaCTAGAATAGCACTTAGTAGACTAGAGTGCTGACGAAAACGCAGAATCCGCAGAAACCATCTAAatgacatctttaggactcagacgaaagtccaacatctaatatacattaagccctaactaggaatgcaagggtttggTTTAAAAACTTCccgaagtccgataacactaaaaactacctgaaaagcactaaaagcgacaatttcaacacttttctgcagaaattctgcagaaatcagccTTTTAATCTTTTTACAACATATAAAAGTGCtgtttaacatagaattcatatgaggataccttcgggtatcatccgaatcaataactacatcaattcacacaagttacacaagcttagcgttcaaataacgacTAACGGAAAAAAGCGAAACGATTATCCGAACAATATCGGATCTTTTTTTAGTGACCATCTAATATTATTTGGATAATATTAGACTAGTAATGGTCACTTAACACctttaaaacacttaaacacttgTACATACTAGGAATGGCAATGGGCCGGGTTTGGGCCGGGTATTAGTAATCCCAAGCCCgtacccggttgtaattctttgGCCCGTACCCGGcccgttacccgtcgggtatttgtcgggtaTTTACCCATTGgatatcgggtatacccgcgggtaaCGGGTATACCCACTAATTTGTTAAAAATATCATTGAAACTCTCATGTGCATTTTTTACTctaatgtttatataatttactacTTTGATAACtacaacaaaagaaaatatgACCAATAACATACAAACATATCATATTCAAATGCATATTTGAAACATATATCTGcataattaactaattaaatttaaaataatatgaCCAATAACATACAAACATATCATATTCAAATGCATATTTGAAACATATATCTGCATAATTAACTAATAAGTGTATGTACTAAAGTTTATATAAAtggaaaattaaatttaaaacaatatgcttttcgggtattattcgggtaaaCGGGCCGGGTATCAGGCGGGTATCGCTAAATCTCatacccgtacccgtacccgaatatttttatatttttaatcccatacccggcccatgCCCGTCGGGCTTCGGGTATACCCGGCCTGtatgtttcgggtttcgggtatacccgtcgggcttgggcttttttgccatccctagtACATACAAGTTTCCTAACATTTCATCTCAAAATCCTAACTCATTTTATCAAAGGAAACAAGAAGCAAACATGACCCCccatgacccccccccccctccattGATCACGGTAACAAAACCCCTTGTGGGACCCACTTTTTACCTTGTTCCCATAAATATCTTAGATATTTACTATGTGTACAAGTTTTACTATGTGTACATGTTTTTCAAGAGTAAGAGGATAAATACCATCAGTGTGCATGCTTCTGGAAGACCCAAGGGTATTCATAGAAACGCTTCCTTGATTGACAACTGATGACATCATGCCATTACCATGATTAGCAGATGATGGAGCCATTAAATTACTTCCAGGAGTTGGAATCATTCGTCCCATTGCAACATTAGCACTATTTTGTTGCTGACATTGTTGATTCTGGGGGGGACGTTTGATCAGAGCATGTAAACGACTTTCCAATGTGTCTAAATTTAAATAATCCTcctaaataaaaaaaagagtttAATTGTTAAATGATAGAATATGGATGCAGCAAGTAAAACATTTACTGAAAAAACAACCTTTGTTGCAGCAATTTTGAATAAGCCTTCTTCCAAGCGTCTAGCGATATCCATGACCTTTGGGGCCATCTCCCGAGTTTGTCGCAGCATGATGTAATTAAATCTAACAAACAAATATTAAGACTTGTCATCAAGATTTAATAAATATAAAGCATCAGTCATACTGTAACACTAATTCATGAAGGAATAAAAATAGAATTATCAGATTATGACAAATCAACTAAGCGCTAAAAGAAGAAAAGTAGTCATAAGAATACATAAAGAGAATAAAAACATGAACGAAACAATATCTAAGGCCATGATTTAGGTATGTATAGGCATGATAGAGAACAAAATCAGCACAAGATGAGAAGTGATATTACAAGCAAGCAGGAGCAATAGTACCGAAAAAGGAAGGGGAACAAATAAAGAAGAAAAAGGAAAGTTAATTATAGAAGCATTTCATAACGTTATGTGACAATCACTGACACATCATGGAAGTGATTAGGGTAGGGTATGAACTTATATCTAACATAAAGGAAGAAGGCCCACAAATATAATAAATAGAATGTTGGCTAATAGACTgcaaataaggttcaacaaaaagCTTAGTGAGCGTAGACTTAATATAGCTACATCAAATTACTACTATAGCAACAAACGCACGGCGTTTTACCCACATTCAACACCGCCATGTGATCACTAAATGCAGTCCCCAAAAGAAAATTTCAAACATCCATTACGATAGTAACACACAAACACATACATAAATGCATACACAGCATCCTTGCCATACAAACATATGTGAAAAAGAACTTACATCTTATCTCGTATAAACTGCCGTTCTGACTCCATAATAAGTAAAGCATGGGGACCTTCAGAGTTCTGCATCATATTCTGTTGTTGTGGCGTGGCAGACATTGAAGTCCCAGCCTGACTGGTACTGTCCTGCCATTAGAGCTTGTAAATTCATTTTTATCCTTCTAGCAAaaatatgtttcataacaaaaatGCGACAAGTCCAGACTTCCAACTAATAATGCCTAATCATATACTACAGATGTATGAAGATCCAACTTCCCGTTTCCCTAGTAAAAATAAACAGAACAGCAACATAAGACCTTAAGCCAAACCATAATAACAAAGATTTCCTTTTCAGTCAAGACTTCATAAAAGTAATACAAGGCATCTCACAAGATGATACAAGCGCATGCACTAAAATACTTATTACTAAAATCTATTGTGTGTTGGAATATTCTCCAAAGTTATTTGTAAATAAACGCGCACGTTGCATATCTTTGGCTAGACCAGACCAGATAGATTTCTAAGGAAAATGCTACAAATAGGAAAACGCTAATTGCTAACTTCAGAATGTGtaacaaaaacacaatcagtAATGCAATAATCAATCTAACATCAATAACAAAAGTAAGCTCATTGTAAGGAAATCAACCAACTGTGATCAGTCAACATTCCGTATTCGCATTCCATTAcacgacacaccaaaccctaccAAACATCCACATCTCATTAACCAACTACAAACCATAATTCACcaacaaaacgtaaaaaacgaACACATTATAACCGCAACTTCAATCATCCAAAAACCTAAACTCAACACCGAAAAGCTCAACAATTCGGAAGCTAGAAACAAGCTACACTAATATATTCAACACGAATCAAAGCATCGTTCGTGGAAACAACCAATTCCGATCATACGAAACCGCAATTGCATCGTTAGAGATCAATTCGATTGAATTTTAGCATCAATTAACCGAAACCTAATGACAGATTGCAGTAGTTGTACCTTGAATTAGTCAGATTTGTGCACGATGTTCATAAGCAAGAAGAGATGTATTTCAAGTTTTCAACCCCCTCGCGACTTATGAAGTGTAGAGAAATGGGGTTGAAACTTTGTACGGCATGGTAATAATATtaagggatttttacatatttctccTTATTATTACGTATTTCCCTAAACcaaaaaatcaattacatatttctctTTTTTTTGAGAAATTACCCAACTACCCTCAGATAAAGTCATCAGCGTATATCCCAGTTGTATAATCAAGAGAAATCCTACACAACAAAAACGCCCTTTCTTCTCCCCCACCAAAGAAGACGCTGTTGTTCATCTTCTTCAGGTATGTTAAAAAAATCAAATCTTGTTCATCTTGTTCATCACGCATAATCACGTTTCTTGTTTTATAATTGATAATGGATGATTTTAATATTACCCCCATATGATGATTTTAATATTACCCCAAGAAATCATCACGCATATGATTCCTTGATATGCTATTCAACTTCTACAAGCTTCAGTATCATTCCATGATATGATTTCTTATTTTTTAATTGATAATGGATGATTTCCGTTGATAAAagcttttgtttttttaattttatttttaaatctgTATAAATTGAAAGATGATACTTTCAGTATCATTCCATTAC encodes:
- the LOC110921320 gene encoding WAT1-related protein At3g18200-like yields the protein MYMISQAIVLKKYPAAVITLMFSYCLICTVLSGAVSLIVETDLSSFSLEPYSRLFSVLFSGIFGYAFLVTVQSWCVRKEGPTFCSYVSSGWNCDRCHLFRRRFLSWKFVGINYCCHRILYRDVGKSPRTKDIGLECELKVGR
- the LOC110921318 gene encoding MLP-like protein 423 is translated as MSATPQQQNMMQNSEGPHALLIMESERQFIRDKIFNYIMLRQTREMAPKVMDIARRLEEGLFKIAATKEDYLNLDTLESRLHALIKRPPQNQQCQQQNSANVAMGRMIPTPGSNLMAPSSANHGNGMMSSVVNQGSVSMNTLGSSRSMHTDGKLDVEVKVKSNADQFWNAIMDSANLFPKVCSDLYKTVELLKGDGRSLGSVRMVHFAEGSPIVKSSKEKIDELDAAKKKVAYSVIDGDMMQYYKSFKATLEVIPEGEVSLVKWVCEFEKASDEVPNPDMIRDFAAKNFKEIDEYLLKA